AGTGATCGAGATCGTCGACGACATCCGCACGACGGTGACCTGACCAAACGAAACCGCACGAAACCGCCCTGGCATCGCTGCCGGGGCGGTTTTCCGTTTTCTACCCGGACTTGTCTTGAGCGATCAGTCGGTGGCCAACGTGGGATTGGCAGCGGCGTAGATGCGCGCCAGTTCGTCACCCTGCGGATCGTCGGCTGCCGCATAGCGCGAGCGATTGGCGGCGGCGACGCCGGCGAAATCGACCGGGGCCTGCCACGGCATGGCAACATTCTCGCCGCCCTCGCCTATGCCGAGGGCGTCGGCAAAGATCAGGCGCCCGCCAGACAGCCGCACCAGGGCTTCCTGGAATTCGACCGGACCGAAGGCCGGACACCCGTTCGATCGCCCGCACCGGCCCCACTGGGCCACGTGTTCCGGCGTGACGTAGCTGGCGGGGTGCAACACGATGGCACGATCAAAGGCGTTGGAATTGTCCGCATCCAGCCCACCCAGACGAACCGAGGTGCCGAAGCGCCCGACATACCATTCCCAGCTGATATAGGCGCCGCGACTGGTCGCCCAGCTGTCGTGCAGGTTGGAAAAGCCGTTGATCCAGCCGTCATGCTCGGGATCGGACCCGCTGCCGTGAGCCACCAGCGCGCTGTTCACCCGTCCGCCCAGAAGATCGACGAAATGAAACCGCGGCAGGCTGGAATGCAGGCCGAAATCGGCAATGCCCACAACGTCGCGGTGCCACAGGGAGGCGCCGACGCGGTCCACCTGCTGACGCGCTATGTCGAGCAGGCGCCGGTCGCGCGCCGAGGGAGCGGCCTGCGCGAAAACACGGGCAGGCGCGGCCAGCGCGGCCCCGGCGGCGAGTGTGCCGGCAAGGGATCGGGTGAGGAGCTGGCGGCGGTTCATCACGTAGTCTTAGCGGGGAAAGGCTGAACCTTGTCCATACGCTTGCGACGGGTTCAGCTTTTCAGCCGATTGATGGCGGTCAGGCTGGCGCGCTCGTAGGCGCCGTTGTCATAGCGGTGGGTGCCAACGAAGTGGACGAAGGCAGTGCCGGGGGCCCAATCTTCGTTCCAGTAGTTCATGTACCGATCGTAGGGCAGCAGCACGGCGCCCGGTTCGTTGGCGATGTGGAAGTTGCTGGCGATCTGCTCGGTGCCCCATGTCGCCATCTGCTCAGGCCCCGCCAACCCCGCCATCTCGGCGAGGAACGCGGCGGCAAGGTTGCGCCCTGGTCCGCCCGCCGCGAACCCGGCGAAGCCCGCGCAGCCGCGCACGTAGCGCCAGCCGGGCCGGTCAACCAGTCCCAGCCGGCTTTCCACCTGCGATTGTATGTGGCCGCCCATCGGCCCCTGCGGATAGGCGGCGCCGGCAAAGGCGGCGAGCTCCAGCGGCAGCGCGGCAGCGTCCGGTCCGCCCAGCAGGGTGAAACTGCGGTTGATGGCAATGGCCTGCGCCAGTTCGGGCACCGGGCCCAGCGTCACCGTATCGCTGTCGAGCTGGATCCAGTATTCGCCCGCGCGGTGGTCCAGGATGGTCAGGAACCGTTCCCAGCAGCCGCCCTTTGGAAAGCCCGCGGTGTCGACCTGGGCGATGGAGAACATCTCCGGGTCGCCGCAGTGATGGGCCAGGATGGCGCGGTCCTGCGCCGTCAGCGTGCCGTCGTCGAGAATGGCCACGCGCCCGCGCCCCAGTTCGCGCCACAGGCTCTTCACCGCGACCAGATAGGGCAGCAGCACCGCGGTGCCGATCATGGAGAACAGCACGACGCCGTCCTGCGCGGGCCGTATGGGCGCGGTGTCGAGAATGCCGGCAATCGCCTCGGCATGGCGCGCGGCATCGGCCTTGACGCGCCAGCGGCGGGGGAGAAGCGAGAACTTGCTCATGGGCCTCAACTCGCCAGCACCATGCGATCGTCCGCGATGCGCACGCTGGCGATGGTGGAGAGGAACGATTGCCCAAGCAACGACACGCCAAGGCCCTCGGGAATGATCATCGCCGCGACGTTTTCCGCCTCGAACGCGCCGACGCGCACCG
This is a stretch of genomic DNA from Aurantiacibacter arachoides. It encodes these proteins:
- a CDS encoding murein L,D-transpeptidase catalytic domain-containing protein — its product is MNRRQLLTRSLAGTLAAGAALAAPARVFAQAAPSARDRRLLDIARQQVDRVGASLWHRDVVGIADFGLHSSLPRFHFVDLLGGRVNSALVAHGSGSDPEHDGWINGFSNLHDSWATSRGAYISWEWYVGRFGTSVRLGGLDADNSNAFDRAIVLHPASYVTPEHVAQWGRCGRSNGCPAFGPVEFQEALVRLSGGRLIFADALGIGEGGENVAMPWQAPVDFAGVAAANRSRYAAADDPQGDELARIYAAANPTLATD